One window from the genome of Balaenoptera musculus isolate JJ_BM4_2016_0621 chromosome 3, mBalMus1.pri.v3, whole genome shotgun sequence encodes:
- the LOC118892513 gene encoding GTP:AMP phosphotransferase AK3, mitochondrial-like yields MGASRQLLRFVIMGAPGSGKSTLALRIIKHFQLKKFSSGDVLRDNMLRDTEIGVLASIFMAQGKLIPDDLMTRLILQELKIFTQYNWLLCGFPRTLTQAEALDRVYQVHLVMNLNMPFEVIRQRLTARWIHPASGRGYNLEFNPPKAVDVDDVTGEPVIQRVDDKPETLIKRMKVYENQTKPVLEYYEKKGVLETFSGKETNQIWPCMHAFLQTKVPQRHQKTQLPHKEKSL; encoded by the coding sequence ATGGGAGCGTCAAGGCAGCTCCTGCGCTTCGTGATCATGGGCGCCCCGGGCTCCGGCAAGAGCACCCTGGCGCTGCGCATCATCAAACACTTCCAGCTGAAGAAGTTCTCCAGCGGGGACGTGCTCCGAGACAACATGCTGAGGGACACAGAAATTGGTGTGCTGGCCAGCATTTTCATGGCCCAGGGGAAGCTCATCCCAGACGACCTTATGACTCGGCTGATCCTCCAGGAGCTGAAAATTTTCACCCAGTATAACTGGCTGTTGTGTGGTTTCCCCAGGACACTTACACAGGCTGAAGCCCTGGATAGAGTTTATCAGGTACACCTGGTGATGAACCTGAACATGCCCTTTGAAGTCATCCGGCAACGCCTCACGGCTCGCTGGATTCATCCAGCCAGTGGCCGCGGCTACAACCTCGAATTTAACCCTCCCAAAGCAGTCGACGTGGATGATGTGACTGGAGAGCCTGTCATTCAGCGTGTGGATGATAAACCAGAGACACTTATCAAGAGAATGAAGGTTTacgaaaaccaaacaaaaccggTCCTGGAATATTACGAGAAAAAGGGAGTGTTGGaaacattttctggaaaagaaaccAATCAGATCTGGCCCTGTATGCATGCtttcctgcaaacaaaagtcccaCAGAGACACCAAAAAACTCAATTACCCCACAAGGAAAAATCCTTGTGA